One stretch of Lemur catta isolate mLemCat1 chromosome 2, mLemCat1.pri, whole genome shotgun sequence DNA includes these proteins:
- the KIAA1586 gene encoding E3 SUMO-protein ligase KIAA1586 homolog, whose amino-acid sequence MGDPGPEIIESAPPAGPEASESTTDENEDDIQFVSEGPSRPVLEYIDLVGCDDEEPSTYYTDIPFPKMSKRQGDFLHFSNGKKVKTETESNNRNKNHCGLSKSKEPNFEQPIIEEKPLCSLKEEIDNLVLPDCWNEKQAFMFTEQYKWLEIKEGKLGCKDCSTVRHLGSKAEKHVHVSKEWIAYLVTPNGSNKTTRQASLRKKIREHDVSKAHGKIQDLLKESVNDSISNLMQKENNKNIDATIKVFNTVYSLVKHNRPLSDIEGATELQEKNGEVNCLNTRYSATRIAEHIAKEMKMKIFKNIIEENAKICIIIDEASIVSQKKSTLVIYLQCTVQSAPAPVMLFVALKELVSTKAECIFNTLLTTLNDCGFTNEYLKANLIAFCSDGANTILGRKSGVATKLLEYFPEIIIWNCLNHRLQLSLDDSISEIKQINHFKIFLDKIYSIYHQPNINQTKLLGTVAKELEIEIIKIGRVMGPSWAACSLQAATAVWRAYPVLYMHFSHSYSGLAKRLANINFLQDLALMIDILEEFSLLSTALQSRSTDIQKAQKLIKHTIKALENLKIGIGKYECQIEELIKSDKFKDIPFNKNNKFNALPRNMLLENIIRHMNLRLLSDRNHDDESILNYFDLLEPSTWPYEEITSPWVAGEKKLFHLCEILKYEINLNDFREFVNNNIKSNNVSIPTTIQKAKKIVSTIAINSAEAERGFNLMNIICTRVRNSLTIGHISDLMTINLLGKELADWDATPFVKSWSNCNHRLATDTRVRQKSTKAFCENQLAMWNLQ is encoded by the exons ATGGGAGACCCGGGGCCGGAG ataatagAATCTGCCCCTCCAGCTGGGCCTGAGGCATCTGAATCAACAACGgatgaaaatgaagatgacatTCAGTTTGTTAGT GAAGGACCATCGAGACCTGTTCTTGAATACATTGATTTGGTTGGTTGTGATGATGAAGAGCCTAGCACTTATTATACTGAT attccGTTCCCTAAAATGTCAAAACGACAGGgtgattttttacatttttcaaatgggAAGAAGGTGAAGACGGAAACAGAAAGTAACAATAGGAACAAAAATCACTGTGGATTGTCTAAATCAAAGGAACCAAATTTTGAACAACCAATCATTGAAGAAAAGCCACTGTGTtcattaaaggaagaaatagataatcttGTGCTTCCAGATTGTTGGAATGAAAAACAAGCATTTATGTTTACAGAACAGTATAAATGGCTTGAAATAAAAGAAGGTAAATTAGGATGTAAGGATTGTTCAACAGTTCGACATTTGGGATCGAAAGCAGAAAAGCATGTCCATGTGTCCAAGGAATGGATTGCATATTTAGTAACCCCTAATGGTAGCAATAAAACTACAAGGCAAGCTTCTCTGCGAAAAAAAATTAGGGAACATGATGTTTCTAAAGCCCATGGTAAAATTCAGGATTTGTTAAAGGAATCAGTTAATGATTCAATTTCTAATTTGATGcagaaagagaataataaaaatattgatgctaccataaaagtttttaatactGTTTACAGTTTAGTAAAACATAATAGACCTTTATCCGATATTGAGGGGGCAACagaattacaagaaaaaaatggagaggtCAATTGTTTAAATACACGTTACAGTGCAACAAGAATAGCAGAACATAttgcaaaagaaatgaagatgaagatatttaagaatattatagaAGAGAATGCCAAAATCTGTATCATAATTGATGAGGCATCtatagtttctcaaaaaaaaagtacccTAGTGATTTATCTCCAGTGCACAGTTCAGTCAGCTCCTGCACCTGTTATGTTATTTGTTGCTTTAAAAGAATTGGTGTCAACCAAGGCAGAGTGTATTTTCAATACATTATTGACTACTTTAAATGATTGTGGCTTtacaaatgaatatttgaaaGCAAATCTAATTGCATTTTGTTCTGATGGTGCTAATACAATACTGGGAAGAAAGTCTGGAGTAGCTACAAAGTTGTTAGAATATTTTCCTGAAATCATCATTTGGAACTGTTTAAACCATCGATTGCAATTGTCACTTGATGattcaatatctgaaataaaacaaattaatcattttaaaatatttcttgataaaatttattctatttatcaTCAACCTAATATAAATCAAACCAAGCTTTTAGGAACTGTAGCTAAAGAACTTgaaattgaaattattaaaattggtCGGGTAATGGGACCAAGTTGGGCGGCATGTAGTTTACAGGCTGCTACTGCTGTATGGCGTGCATATCCtgtattatatatgcatttttctcattcttattctGGTTTGGCAAAGAGATTAGCTAACATTAATTTCTTACAAGACCTTGCTTTAATGATTGACATTCTTGAAGAATTTTCACTACTTTCGACTGCATTACAGTCAAGATCAACTGACATTCAGAAAGCACAAAAATTGATCAAACATACCATTAAAgctttggaaaatttaaaaattggtattGGAAAGTATGAATGTCAAATTGAAGAATTGATTAAGTCAGATAAGTTTAAAGatattccatttaataaaaataataaatttaatgctCTTCCTAGGAATATGTTACTGGAAAATATTATTCGGCACATGAACTTGCGCCTTTTATCTGACAGAAACCATGATGATGAAAgtattcttaattattttgatttgctAGAACCTTCTACATGGCCTTATGAAGAAATAACTTCACCATGGGTAGCtggtgaaaaaaaattatttcatttgtgtgaaattttaaaatatgaaatcaatttGAATGATTTTCGGgaatttgtaaataataatataaaatcaaaCAATGTTTCAATTCCTACAACTATCCAAAAAGCTAAAAAGATAGTTAGCACTATTGCAATCAATAGTGCTGAAGCTGAAAGAGGTTTCAATTTAATGAACATAATTTGTACAAGGGTGAGAAATAGTTTAACAATAGGTCACATATCAGATTTAATGACAATAAATTTACTGGGGAAAGAGTTAGCAGATTGGGATGCAACTCCATTTGTAAAATCTTGGTCAAATTGCAACCATAGGTTGGCTACAGACACAAGAGTTCGGCAGAAATCAACAAAAGCCTTCTGTGAGAATCAATTGGCTATGTGGAACTTACAATAA